Proteins encoded together in one Miscanthus floridulus cultivar M001 chromosome 16, ASM1932011v1, whole genome shotgun sequence window:
- the LOC136513862 gene encoding pseudo histidine-containing phosphotransfer protein 2: MDYTNLRRQIISMKKSLFDQGYLDEQFNQLEELQDDSSPNFVEEVVALFFKDSSRLLTNIEQALEKYPQDFYRLDSLVHQFKGSGSSIGALRMKNECSMFKAHCNDRNLEGCRRSLQKMKREHATLKQKLETYFHLLRQVGPPERAVNSWK, translated from the exons ATGGACTATACGAATTTGCGGCGCCAGATCATCTCCATGAAGAAAAGCCTCTTCGATCAG GGATACCTGGATGAGCAATTTAATCAGCTGGAAGAGCTGCAGGATGATTCAAGCCCCAATTTTGTTGAGGAAGTTGTGGCTTTGTTCTTCAAGGATTCATCAAGACTGCTGACGAACATAGAGCAAGCGCT TGAGAAGTACCCACAGGATTTCTACCGGTTGGATTCGCTGGTGCACCAGTTCAAAGGCAGTGGATCAAG CATTGGTGCACTGAGGATGAAGAATGAGTGCTCCATGTTTAAGGCCCACTGCAACGACAGGAATCTGGAAGG ATGCCGCCGGTCACTCCAGAAGATGAAGAGGGAGCATGCCACTCTGAAGCAGAAGCTGGAGACATATTTTCAT TTGCTGAGGCAAGTCGGTCCTCCAGAACGTGCGGTGAATTCATGGAAGTAA